One stretch of Cohnella algarum DNA includes these proteins:
- a CDS encoding transposase, which produces MKARKSSAIQPQMFQFVDMDELVPKKHILRQLNEALDFSIVHDWVAPLYTERTGRPAADPERMVRLMLLSYLFNHSERELYQLLPMHAGYLWFCGLDFESVVRPDSSRPSLPDRTTLVKTRKLWRTHGVFEKLMKHVVDQCIAAGLVQPDVHVGVDGTQVRANASIHSLKEITLAPVESIEDYLARMARQDEETGGVAHDSDDDRQPPAPPAQKERLLEDEATHEDFHGKTFSNKTHRSVTDPDARLYKKSNGQEAHLRYLVHDVTDIKSGVILSTQASIASGTAERETSLRQLFAIRFAHPQIRIRTLSADKAYGTTDYLQALFEQGIVPLVSLRNLTLEDVPAWKRQTNDPEKQRKRLAKIREIQIRNKAKRIQLMGSYRHLQKLRTRCEHVFAESKVAHGLGRARSRGLDCMQEQAVLTAIVQNLKRLCRFKKKRPQTGVLACPKPKSVMMEAVSDLLISALVGLFSSFFMPKRRLQLT; this is translated from the coding sequence ATGAAAGCCCGCAAGTCATCGGCTATCCAGCCTCAGATGTTCCAATTCGTGGATATGGATGAACTCGTGCCGAAAAAGCACATCCTGCGCCAACTGAACGAAGCGCTTGATTTTTCCATCGTTCATGATTGGGTGGCGCCTCTATATACGGAACGTACCGGCCGCCCGGCGGCTGACCCGGAGCGGATGGTTCGACTGATGCTGCTTTCGTATTTGTTCAACCATTCCGAACGGGAATTGTATCAACTGTTGCCCATGCATGCGGGCTATTTGTGGTTTTGCGGACTGGATTTCGAATCCGTCGTGCGCCCGGACTCATCGCGGCCGTCCCTGCCGGATCGGACGACCTTGGTGAAGACCCGGAAATTGTGGCGAACGCACGGTGTTTTTGAGAAGCTGATGAAACATGTCGTCGATCAGTGCATCGCCGCGGGACTGGTCCAACCCGATGTGCATGTCGGCGTCGACGGCACCCAGGTACGGGCCAACGCATCCATTCACAGCTTGAAAGAAATCACCCTGGCCCCGGTGGAGTCGATTGAAGACTATTTGGCTCGCATGGCCCGGCAAGATGAAGAGACCGGTGGTGTCGCCCATGATTCCGATGATGACCGACAGCCGCCCGCACCGCCCGCGCAAAAAGAGCGGCTGCTGGAAGACGAAGCGACGCATGAAGATTTTCATGGCAAAACGTTCTCGAACAAGACCCACCGCAGCGTAACGGATCCGGATGCCCGCTTGTACAAAAAGAGCAACGGTCAGGAAGCGCATTTGCGGTATTTGGTGCATGATGTGACGGATATCAAATCCGGCGTCATTCTGTCTACGCAAGCGAGCATCGCGTCCGGAACGGCTGAGCGTGAAACGAGCTTGCGGCAGCTCTTCGCGATCCGTTTTGCCCATCCGCAAATCCGGATTCGGACGCTTTCTGCCGATAAAGCCTACGGTACGACAGATTATCTGCAAGCGTTGTTCGAGCAAGGGATTGTTCCCCTGGTTTCGCTTCGCAACCTGACACTGGAAGATGTACCTGCTTGGAAACGTCAAACGAACGATCCGGAGAAACAACGCAAACGGCTGGCCAAAATCCGGGAAATCCAAATTCGAAACAAAGCCAAACGAATTCAGCTTATGGGTTCTTACCGTCATCTGCAAAAGTTGCGGACGCGGTGCGAGCATGTGTTTGCCGAAAGCAAAGTCGCGCATGGCCTGGGCCGCGCACGGAGCCGTGGATTGGACTGCATGCAAGAGCAGGCGGTGCTCACGGCCATCGTTCAAAATCTGAAAAGACTGTGCCGGTTTAAGAAAAAGCGACCACAAACCGGTGTTTTGGCATGTCCAAAACCGAAATCCGTGATGATGGAGGCAGTGTCGGACCTGCTCATTTCGGCGCTGGTTGGGTTGTTTTCCTCTTTTTTTATGCCGAAGAGACGGTTACAACTGACCTAA
- a CDS encoding DUF262 domain-containing protein: MNFKNDPKPDILRIEELVLKVKTGDIKLPKFQRPFVWKKEDILALLDSIYKSYPIGSILLWLTKEKLASERKIGDLDINERPEEYPTNYLLDGQQRLSTLCGALYWDGKDTKSMWNIVFDLERETFIYPEEEEKIEYFPLNKLLSTIDFLNKCRQFETHKQKEKYFRNAESLLKSIKDYKIAAVTIGDMSINEVAPIFERINSTGRRLTMVDLMRAATWSGQFDLNDTIDSIRTSLSIQRFEDVPETEIVRNLSSCAGFGINKDDIEKLRGCDPAVLKEAGEKCKNAYEHAVDFITRELPVTSHDYIPYSLQVTMIVDFFDKCPRPTFEQREQLKQWFWKTSISRYFAAFNTAQLAIDLRNVQDFALNIQSQLRFTRLIDFENFSNDSFRLNKATSKTFGLLLASNKPLSLLDGTSINTNTALAVVNRHEYHHIFPKAFLRSNGYSLDQIDNHSNICMLSLGNNREISDTKPSIYFKTLIEKLGGNLDRVLASNLINKEALEVR, encoded by the coding sequence ATGAATTTTAAGAACGATCCCAAGCCGGATATCCTTAGAATCGAAGAGTTAGTTCTTAAAGTAAAGACGGGTGACATAAAACTACCAAAGTTCCAGCGTCCCTTTGTATGGAAGAAGGAAGATATACTTGCTCTTTTGGATAGCATATATAAGAGTTACCCGATTGGAAGTATTCTACTATGGTTGACAAAAGAGAAATTGGCAAGTGAAAGAAAAATAGGTGACCTTGATATAAATGAGAGACCAGAAGAGTACCCGACTAATTATCTATTAGATGGTCAACAAAGACTTTCCACCCTATGTGGTGCTCTGTACTGGGACGGTAAAGATACCAAAAGCATGTGGAACATTGTATTCGATTTAGAAAGAGAGACCTTTATTTACCCTGAAGAGGAGGAAAAGATCGAATACTTCCCCTTAAATAAATTACTAAGTACCATTGATTTCCTTAATAAATGTAGGCAATTCGAGACTCATAAACAGAAAGAAAAATACTTCCGTAATGCAGAAAGCTTACTAAAGTCAATTAAGGACTATAAAATAGCAGCCGTTACTATTGGGGATATGAGTATCAATGAAGTTGCTCCAATCTTTGAAAGAATTAATAGTACTGGGCGTAGACTGACAATGGTAGACCTAATGCGTGCAGCTACTTGGAGTGGACAGTTTGACTTAAATGATACGATAGACAGCATTAGAACTTCGTTATCTATTCAAAGGTTTGAAGATGTTCCAGAAACTGAGATTGTACGTAATCTCTCATCTTGCGCTGGTTTTGGTATTAATAAAGATGATATTGAAAAGTTAAGAGGTTGTGATCCAGCAGTGTTAAAAGAGGCTGGGGAAAAGTGTAAGAATGCTTACGAGCATGCAGTTGATTTTATTACTAGAGAACTGCCAGTAACATCCCATGATTATATACCGTACAGCCTTCAGGTTACTATGATTGTTGACTTTTTCGATAAATGCCCGAGACCAACCTTTGAGCAAAGAGAGCAATTAAAACAATGGTTTTGGAAAACTTCTATAAGCAGGTACTTTGCTGCTTTTAATACAGCACAACTTGCAATAGACTTAAGGAATGTTCAAGATTTTGCACTTAATATCCAGTCACAGCTCAGGTTTACAAGGCTTATTGATTTTGAAAACTTTTCAAATGATAGTTTCAGATTAAATAAGGCAACTAGTAAAACATTCGGCCTTTTGCTGGCTAGTAACAAACCTTTAAGCCTATTGGACGGAACATCTATTAACACTAATACAGCTCTTGCAGTAGTTAATCGTCATGAATATCACCACATTTTTCCTAAGGCTTTTTTAAGGTCAAATGGATACAGCTTAGACCAGATCGATAATCACTCTAATATTTGCATGTTGAGCTTGGGAAACAACAGGGAGATTTCTGATACTAAACCCTCGATATACTTTAAAACGTTGATTGAGAAGCTCGGCGGGAACTTAGATCGGGTATTAGCAAGCAATCTTATTAACAAGGAAGCTTTAGAAGTCCGGTGA
- a CDS encoding transposase has product MYILQESLFSFDVLQKLESKERLPIFFSALDLRPYAKELRSHSPRGADGHCRQGILRALLAAPLENIDTFTGLHHRLDVDLRFRYQCGLRLDREAPSIATLSRVFAELTSKGQAQRLFDDLVVQCKKEGIIDGSHVAIDSAAIHAYEKKQPKRKSERTGNANWGAKFDSFGNKVKWFGYKIHLAVDTTSELPMALSVTPAHVNDGDMAPILIEQVAAGTQVKFFMLDAGYDQLKNYEAARNVKAQAIIPMNLRNEKEPPAGMTSSGTPCCSMGYEMTYWGVDGEYLKFRCPHATGKVDCPLGMAACSSSNYGMVVKVDTKSDLRRYSSPHRDTKRWKELYNERTSVERCNSRLKTYLTADAMHVWGIQKVTTHQYLNAIVLLASALAMARQSKNAAA; this is encoded by the coding sequence TTGTATATTCTCCAAGAAAGTCTATTTTCCTTTGATGTGCTTCAAAAACTTGAATCTAAAGAACGATTGCCTATCTTTTTCAGCGCCCTGGACTTACGCCCCTATGCCAAGGAATTGAGAAGTCATTCACCCCGAGGTGCCGACGGACATTGCAGGCAAGGGATTCTTCGTGCGCTACTTGCTGCCCCGCTTGAGAACATCGATACATTTACGGGTCTACATCATCGTTTGGATGTCGATCTTCGCTTTCGTTATCAATGTGGACTTAGACTGGACCGTGAGGCTCCTTCTATCGCGACTTTAAGCCGCGTGTTCGCTGAGTTAACCAGCAAGGGGCAAGCTCAGCGCCTGTTTGATGATCTCGTTGTACAATGCAAGAAGGAGGGAATCATCGACGGAAGTCATGTGGCGATCGACAGTGCAGCGATTCATGCTTATGAGAAGAAGCAACCGAAACGGAAAAGCGAACGGACTGGCAATGCCAACTGGGGGGCTAAGTTCGATTCGTTTGGCAACAAGGTCAAGTGGTTTGGCTACAAGATTCATCTCGCCGTCGACACAACAAGCGAGCTGCCGATGGCGCTCTCCGTTACACCGGCTCACGTCAATGACGGCGATATGGCTCCGATTCTCATAGAACAAGTGGCTGCGGGTACACAGGTGAAGTTCTTTATGCTTGATGCCGGTTATGACCAGCTTAAAAACTACGAAGCAGCGCGAAATGTAAAGGCGCAGGCGATTATTCCGATGAACCTTCGCAACGAGAAGGAACCACCTGCGGGCATGACATCCAGTGGCACACCCTGTTGCTCGATGGGCTATGAAATGACTTATTGGGGCGTTGATGGAGAATACCTGAAATTCCGCTGTCCCCATGCCACGGGCAAGGTAGACTGTCCGCTTGGGATGGCTGCTTGCTCATCTTCCAACTATGGAATGGTCGTCAAAGTCGATACGAAAAGCGATTTGCGTCGTTATTCAAGTCCACATCGAGACACCAAACGCTGGAAGGAGTTGTATAACGAAAGAACCAGCGTAGAACGATGCAACTCCAGGTTGAAAACCTATCTCACCGCAGACGCCATGCACGTCTGGGGTATTCAAAAGGTGACAACTCACCAATACCTAAACGCCATTGTGTTATTAGCTTCTGCGTTAGCGATGGCTCGTCAATCCAAGAACGCCGCCGCTTAA